Proteins from one Ranitomeya variabilis isolate aRanVar5 chromosome 1, aRanVar5.hap1, whole genome shotgun sequence genomic window:
- the C1H14orf132 gene encoding uncharacterized protein C14orf132 homolog, producing MDLSFMAAQLPVMGGAFMDSPNEEFGTEYSLFNSSANVHAASSAPIPPEEPARSSNDAILLWIAIIATIGNIIVVGVVYAFTF from the coding sequence CTCCCTGTTATGGGAGGAGCTTTTATGGACTCTCCCAATGAGGAATTTGGAACTGAATATTCCCTGTTCAACTCATCGGCCAACGTCCATGCTGCCTCATCTGCCCCAATTCCCCCTGAAGAACCAGCTCGCTCTTCCAATGATGCTATATTGTTATGGATTGCGATTATTGCCACTATTGGAAATATCATAGTGGTTGGGGTGGTCTACGCCTTTACCTTTTAA